One genomic region from Balaenoptera acutorostrata chromosome 1, mBalAcu1.1, whole genome shotgun sequence encodes:
- the SELENBP1 gene encoding methanethiol oxidase: MATECGKCGPGYPSPLEAMKGPREEIVYLPCIYRNTNIEAPDYLATVDVDPKSPQYCQVIHRLPMPHLKDELHHSGWNTCSSCFGDSTKSRTKLLLPSLISSRIYVVDVGTEPRAPKLHKVVEPKDIHAKCDLGYLHTTHCLASGEVMISSLGDPKGNGKGGFVLLDGETFEVKGTWERPGGAAPMGYDFWYQPRHNVMVSTEWAAPNVLQDGFNPADVEAGLYGNHLHVWDWQRHERVQTLTLQDGLIPLEIRFLHNPAADQGFVGCALSSNIQRFYKNEGGTWSVEKVIQVPPKKVKGWMLPEMPGLITDILLSLDDRFLYFSNWLHGDLRQYDISDPQRPRLTGQLFLGGSIVKGGPVQVLEDQELKSQPEPLVVKGKQVAGGPQMIQLSLDGKRLYVTTSLYSAWDKQFYPDLIREGSVMLQIDVDTVKGGLKLNPNFLVDFGKEPLGPALAHELRYPGGDCSSDIWL; encoded by the exons ATGG CTACGGAATGTGGGAAGTGTGGACCTGGCTACCCTTCACCTCTGGAGGCCATGAAAG GACCCAGGGAGGAGATTGTCTACCTGCCCTGTATCTACCGAAACACGAACATTGAGGCCCCGGATTATCTGGCCACTGTGGACGTTGACCCCAAGTCTCCCCAGTATTGCCAG GTCATCCATCGGCTGCCCATGCCCCACCTGAAGGACGAGCTGCATCACTCAGGGTGGAACACCTGCAGCAGCTGCTTCGGGGACAGCACCAAGTCGCGCACCAAGCTGCTGCTGCCCAGTCTCATCTCCTCCCGAATTTATGTGGTGGATGTGGGCACCGAGCCCCGCGCTCCGAAGCTGCACAAG GTTGTTGAGCCTAAGGACATCCATGCCAAGTGTGATCTGGGCTACCTCCACACCACCCACTGCCTGGCCAGTGGGGAGGTGATGATCAGTTCCTTGGGAGACCCCAAGGGCAATGGCAAAG GGGGTTTTGTGCTGCTGGATGGAGAGACGTTTGAGGTGAAGGGCACGTGGGAGCGGCCTGGAGGTGCTGCGCCTATGGGCTATGACTTCTGGTACCAGCCTCGACACAATGTCATGGTCAGCACTGAATGGGCAGCTCCCAATGTCTTACAAGATGGCTTCAACCCCGCTGATGTTGAGGCGG GGCTGTATGGGAACCACTTACATGTGTGGGACTGGCAGCGCCATGAGAGGGTGCAGACCCTGACTCTACAGGACGGCCTCATCCCCCTGGAGATCCGCTTCCTACACAACCCGGCCGCTGATCAGGGCTTCGTGGGCTGTGCCCTCAGCTCCAACATCCAGCGCTTCTATAAGAATGAG GGAGGTACTTGGTCAGTGGAGAAGGTGATCCAGGTGCCCCCCAAGAAAGTGAAGGGCTGGATGCTGCCTGAAATGCCAG GCCTGATCACTGACATCCTGCTGTCCCTGGACGACCGCTTCCTCTACTTCAGCAACTGGCTGCATGGGGATCTGCGGCAGTATGACATCTCTGACCCACAGAGGCCCCGCCTCACGGGACAG CTCTTCCTCGGGGGCAGCATTGTTAAGGGAGGCCCCGTGCAGGTGCTGGAGGACCAGGAGCTAAAATCCCAGCCAGAGCCCCTGGTGGTCAAG GGGAAACAAGTGGCCGGAGGCCCTCAGATGATCCAGCTTAGCCTGGATGGGAAGCGTCTCTACGTCACCACGTCGCTGTACAGTGCCTGGGACAAGCAGTTTTACCCTGATCTCATCAG GGAAGGCTCTGTGATGCTGCAGATCGATGTAGACACAGTAAAGGGAGGGCTGAAGTTGAACCCCAACTTCCTGGTAGACTTTGGGAAGGAGCCCCTCGGCCCAGCCCTGGCCCATGAGCTCCGCTACCCTGGGGGCGACTGCAGCTCTGACATCTGGCTCTGA